The Saprospiraceae bacterium genome includes the window TGATTGAGGTCTTCTACCGCCTGGTCGAATTGAATTTGAAAAACATTTTCCAGTTTTCGCTGACGCAATTGGCGCAATAGATACACCTGCTGTAGGTCTTTGTCGTTATTCCACTCCTCAAAGGACAAAAAAGAGCGAATCATTTGATAAAGGCCCGACAGTTGCTTCCTAAAATAAGCATCATTATAAGGTTTACCCGGAAAAATAGACTGAAAAAAAGCACGCTTTTTGAGCACTGTTCCAGAGAAGTGAGGGTAGTGTGGGATCAGCTTCTCCAGCAACTCCAATGCATTTTGGTTGGTATTGCAATAAGAAGACTTGGCAAAGCGTCGAAGGCGTTCTAATTCTGTACGACTCAGCGCTCGCATTAGCTGTAGGGCTTTGCTGTTCAGCATAGGTGCGAATGTACTTGGTCGACAAATATAAACCCTTGATTTTGAAAAAGAAAAGAAATGGGGTATACAAAATGGTTTTCACCCATTTTTGTGCTAAAATCCAGCAGAAAGGCTTCGCGCTGGTCATCGGTCTTATGAAATGAGGAAAAGTGGATTTCACAAATGGCACAAAGGCCCAAGAAATTAATCAAGGGCCTCACTTCCTACCTGTAAATCACTATTCTTGACAGAAATAACGGTATTTTTCTACACCTTCTTCAAAGCCCAGATCCGCACTTTGACTAAGATCAAAACAAGCAGATACAGGATCATGAACCAATAAATGGGCTAGGCCACGATTGTAATAGGCTGCCGCAAAATCAGTCTGAAGTTGAATGGCCGTGGTGTAATCCTGGATGGCATGATGGTAAAACCCAAATACTAAATTGAGATTCCCCCGGTTTTTATACAATGATGCATTCTTTGGATAGGCTTCTACTGCACTATTAAAATCGATTAAGGCACCACCAAAATCACCTAGCATTCGTTTGCTAATTCCTCGATTTAGAAATGCCTCCATGTAACTTTCACCTTTCAAATCAATGACCCTATTATAGTCGGTCACGGCAGCAGCATACTCGCCCTGGGTTTTTAACAAGATGGCGCGATCAAAGTAGGCTTTTGTCAAATCGCCTTGTAATTCGATCGCTTTATCGAAGTATACCTTAGCTGTTTCGTTATTTCCCTGTAGTTGTTCGACTCTAGCAAAATTATACCATGCAATTGCAAAATCAGGTGCTAGTAAGATGGCTCTGGCAAAGGACTCCATGGCTTCCTTGAATCTGTTTTGCCTCATAAATACGACCCCACGTAAATCATAAACCAAGGCCGAATTAGGATAAAGGTTTAATCCAGTATCAATCAAATTTAGGGCATCATCAAACTGATACTGATCGATTTCGCTGATGATTTCTTCTAATAAATCCAGCTCCGACACCTCCATGTCTCCATTCGATAATTGTTGATCCAACAAATTATAGTAATAATCAATTCTTCGGTCTGGAGCAAAAGCTTGAATCATTTCTACAGGTTGATCATCGATCAGTTTTAACAAGCCTTGCGCACCATTAAATCCATATAAATTTGCTATGAAAGGGTTGATCCTATTGACAAATTTCAGGTCTTCTGCTGCTTCTCGTTTCATACCATAAATTTGCCGAAATATCGCTCTACGCATCAAAACCTCCGCTGAATTTGGGTTTTGGGCCACTGCATTTTCCAAGGCAAAAAAGGCGCCTTCAAAGTCAAACTGTCGTAATTTCATGTCAGCCAGGCGAACATATGAATGATTGTTCACTCCAAAAATTTGTTCAGTATAGGTTTTGCCTACCCATGCGGTGCCAGTAGTTGCATGCTGAGATTGAGCCTGCAGTTGTACTGAAAATGAAAAAGCGGTTGCGAGGATGATCAAAACAATTTTTTTCATAGCGCAAATTTTTAAAAAACAAGGTAAAGCTATTTATTTAGATAGTAATACTATTATTACAATCCTATAGCTATTTTGTTTTGAAAAAGGCAATACTTTTCCGCGACTACCGACCGCCAACGTGAAATGGATTATTCACGCCCCGCAGACATCAGAAGTTTCGCAAAGTACTTTCTCAGATAAACTTCTGATGTCGAGCCAAATAATAAAGGGTACGGCCCAAGAGAGCCGTACCCCAATTATAAGTTCATCCGACTGTTATTTAAGTCTATTGTAACCCGAAGGCATAATAAAAGGTTTGGGAGCTACCAGGGTATATCCCCTCTAGCATCACACCACCTTCCTTGTCCTGAAGGATTTTTGTAACATCTTCTACTTTATTTACGGCCTTGCCATCAATTTTGGTTATCACAAAGCCTTCTCTGATATTTGTTTGGCTTCGCAATTTACCTGCTTGGAGATCGACTAGTTTGACCCCTCCCTGGATACCCATTTTTTGGGCCTCCGCTTTACTTACGGTTTCAAAACTAGCTCCCAACGCTTCCAAAACAGCCGCAGGGGCCTCTTTTTTCACAACCTGGGTATTTCCTTCGCTATTTTTAAGGGTAACAAACACCTCTTTTTCCTGGCCTTTTCTGAGAATAGTCAAAGCCACTTTGTCCCCAGGTCGATGACGTCCGATCATTTCCAGTAGTTTAGGCGAGCTTGTGGTGGCAAGCCCGTCCACAGCGATGATAACATCACCTGTTTTGATACCTGCCTCAGCCGCAGCAGAGTTGGCAGCCAAGCTATCTACATAGACCCCATCTGTTGTACTCAACCCTTTTTCTTTGGCCAACTTGCTATCTATGCCCCGAATAATGGCACCGATAAAACCACGTTGCACAACCCCATATTCTTTGAGATCGGTTACAACTTTTGTTACTATATTACTAGGAATGGCAAATCCGTATCCTGCATAAGTGCCTGTAGGGGAGGCAATAGCTGTATTGACACCCACCAATTCACCTTGG containing:
- a CDS encoding tetratricopeptide repeat protein yields the protein MKKIVLIILATAFSFSVQLQAQSQHATTGTAWVGKTYTEQIFGVNNHSYVRLADMKLRQFDFEGAFFALENAVAQNPNSAEVLMRRAIFRQIYGMKREAAEDLKFVNRINPFIANLYGFNGAQGLLKLIDDQPVEMIQAFAPDRRIDYYYNLLDQQLSNGDMEVSELDLLEEIISEIDQYQFDDALNLIDTGLNLYPNSALVYDLRGVVFMRQNRFKEAMESFARAILLAPDFAIAWYNFARVEQLQGNNETAKVYFDKAIELQGDLTKAYFDRAILLKTQGEYAAAVTDYNRVIDLKGESYMEAFLNRGISKRMLGDFGGALIDFNSAVEAYPKNASLYKNRGNLNLVFGFYHHAIQDYTTAIQLQTDFAAAYYNRGLAHLLVHDPVSACFDLSQSADLGFEEGVEKYRYFCQE